A genomic region of Candidatus Pseudomonas phytovorans contains the following coding sequences:
- the fxsA gene encoding membrane protein FxsA codes for MRAFLLLFLIFPVLELFVFVKVSAAIGFFPALLLIIAGSALGVLVMRVAGLATALRARESLQRGELPAEDMFQGMMLAVGGGLLLLPGFISDVLGLLCLLPFTRRLAARKMRERGEAQAMRQRAFQDAPFQAQPRDGGHRPNVIEGEYERRDK; via the coding sequence ATGCGTGCTTTTCTATTGCTGTTTTTGATTTTTCCCGTGCTGGAGCTGTTCGTCTTCGTGAAGGTCAGCGCCGCCATCGGGTTCTTCCCGGCGCTGCTGCTGATCATCGCCGGTTCCGCCCTGGGTGTGCTGGTAATGCGCGTGGCCGGGCTGGCCACCGCACTGCGTGCCCGTGAAAGCCTGCAGCGCGGCGAACTGCCCGCTGAGGACATGTTCCAGGGCATGATGCTGGCCGTTGGTGGTGGCCTGCTGTTGCTGCCGGGCTTCATCAGCGACGTGCTGGGCCTGCTGTGCCTCCTGCCGTTCACCCGCCGCCTGGCCGCGCGCAAGATGCGTGAACGTGGCGAGGCCCAGGCCATGCGCCAGCGCGCGTTTCAGGATGCGCCGTTCCAGGCGCAGCCGCGTGATGGCGGCCACCGCCCGAACGTGATCGAAGGCGAGTACGAACGCCGCGACAAGTAA
- the groL gene encoding chaperonin GroEL (60 kDa chaperone family; promotes refolding of misfolded polypeptides especially under stressful conditions; forms two stacked rings of heptamers to form a barrel-shaped 14mer; ends can be capped by GroES; misfolded proteins enter the barrel where they are refolded when GroES binds) — protein MAAKDVKFGDSARKKMLVGVNVLADAVKATLGPKGRNVVIAKSFGAPTITKDGVSVAKEIELKDAFENMGAQLVKEVASKANDAAGDGTTTATVLAQAIVNEGLKAVAAGMNPMDLKRGIDKATIAVVAELKNLSKPCADSKAIAQVGTISANSDSSIGEIIAEAMEKVGKEGVITVEEGSGLENELSVVEGMQFDRGYLSPYFVNKPDTMVAELEGPLLLLVDKKISNIRELLPVLEAVAKAGRPLLIVAEDVEGEALATLVVNNMRGIVKVAAVKAPGFGDRRKAMLQDIAVLTGGQVISEEIGLSLETATIEHLGNAKRVTLSKENTIIIDGAGAEDDIQARVKQIRAQIEDTSSDYDREKLQERLAKLAGGVAVIKVGAGTEVEMKEKKARVEDALHATRAAVEEGVVPGGGVALVRALSAIVDLKGDNEDQNVGIALLRRAVEAPLRQITANAGDEPSVVADKVKQGSGNYGYNAATGEYGDMIEMGILDPAKVTRSALQAAASIGGLMITTEAMIADAPSEGPAGGGMPDMGGMGGMGGMM, from the coding sequence ATGGCTGCTAAAGACGTAAAATTCGGCGATTCCGCTCGCAAGAAGATGCTGGTTGGTGTCAACGTTCTGGCTGACGCGGTAAAAGCGACCCTGGGCCCGAAAGGCCGCAACGTTGTAATCGCCAAGAGCTTCGGCGCACCGACCATCACCAAAGACGGTGTTTCGGTTGCCAAAGAAATCGAACTGAAAGACGCCTTCGAAAACATGGGCGCCCAGCTGGTCAAGGAAGTTGCTTCCAAGGCCAACGATGCTGCCGGTGACGGCACCACCACCGCTACCGTTCTGGCTCAGGCCATCGTCAACGAAGGCCTGAAAGCCGTCGCTGCCGGCATGAACCCGATGGACCTGAAGCGCGGTATCGACAAGGCCACCATTGCCGTTGTTGCCGAGCTGAAGAACCTGTCCAAGCCATGCGCTGACTCCAAGGCCATCGCCCAGGTAGGTACCATCTCTGCCAACTCCGACAGCTCCATCGGTGAGATCATCGCCGAAGCCATGGAAAAAGTCGGTAAAGAAGGCGTGATCACCGTTGAAGAAGGCTCGGGCCTGGAAAACGAACTGTCTGTCGTAGAAGGCATGCAGTTCGACCGTGGCTACCTGTCGCCGTACTTCGTCAACAAGCCGGACACCATGGTTGCCGAGCTGGAAGGCCCGCTGCTGCTGCTGGTCGACAAGAAGATCTCCAACATCCGTGAGCTGCTGCCAGTTCTGGAAGCCGTTGCCAAGGCCGGCCGCCCACTGCTGATCGTTGCCGAAGACGTTGAAGGCGAAGCGCTGGCTACCCTGGTAGTCAACAACATGCGCGGCATCGTCAAGGTTGCTGCGGTCAAGGCTCCGGGCTTCGGCGACCGCCGCAAGGCCATGCTGCAGGACATCGCCGTCCTGACTGGCGGCCAGGTCATCTCCGAAGAAATCGGCCTGTCCCTGGAAACCGCTACCATTGAGCACCTGGGCAACGCCAAGCGCGTCACCCTGTCCAAGGAAAACACCATCATCATCGACGGCGCTGGCGCTGAAGATGACATCCAGGCACGCGTCAAGCAGATCCGCGCCCAGATCGAAGATACTTCCTCGGACTACGACCGTGAGAAGCTGCAAGAGCGTCTGGCCAAGCTGGCTGGCGGTGTTGCCGTGATCAAGGTCGGTGCCGGTACCGAAGTTGAAATGAAAGAGAAGAAAGCCCGCGTTGAAGACGCCCTGCACGCTACCCGTGCAGCCGTTGAAGAAGGCGTGGTACCTGGCGGCGGCGTTGCCCTGGTACGTGCTCTGTCGGCCATCGTTGACCTGAAAGGCGACAACGAAGACCAGAACGTCGGTATCGCCCTGCTGCGTCGCGCTGTTGAAGCTCCGCTGCGCCAGATCACTGCCAACGCCGGCGACGAGCCAAGCGTTGTCGCTGACAAGGTCAAGCAAGGTTCGGGCAACTACGGCTACAACGCTGCTACCGGCGAATACGGCGACATGATCGAGATGGGCATCCTGGACCCAGCCAAGGTCACCCGTTCGGCCCTGCAAGCTGCTGCTTCGATCGGCGGTCTGATGATCACCACCGAAGCCATGATTGCTGACGCTCCGAGCGAAGGTCCTGCTGGCGGCGGCATGCCAGACATGGGCGGCATGGGTGGCATGGGCGGCATGATGTAA
- a CDS encoding co-chaperone GroES — MKLRPLHDRVVIRRSEEESKTAGGIVLPGSAAEKPNRGEVVAVGTGRILDNGEVRALAVKVGDKVVFGPYSGSNTVKVDGEDLLVMAENEILAVVEG, encoded by the coding sequence ATGAAGCTTCGTCCTCTGCATGACCGCGTCGTTATCCGTCGCAGCGAAGAAGAATCGAAAACCGCTGGCGGTATCGTCCTGCCGGGTTCGGCCGCTGAAAAACCAAACCGCGGCGAAGTTGTTGCCGTCGGCACCGGTCGCATCCTGGACAACGGCGAAGTTCGCGCGCTGGCCGTGAAAGTGGGTGACAAAGTGGTTTTCGGCCCTTACTCGGGCAGCAACACCGTGAAAGTCGATGGCGAAGACCTGCTGGTCATGGCCGAGAACGAAATCCTCGCCGTTGTCGAAGGCTGA
- a CDS encoding AmpG family muropeptide MFS transporter codes for MPRKTWRAALAAYASPSTLVLLLLGFAAGLPYMLVFSTLSVWLREAGVARETIGYASLIGLAYAFKWVWSPLLDQWRLPLLGGLGRRRSWLLLSQALVVIGLVGMSLCDPQQHLSWLIAMAVLVAFASATQDIAVDAYRLEIADDQRQAALAASYMAGYRVAALLATAGALFFAEWFGSTGFSYLHKAWAGTYVMFGVMMVPALFTTLVMREPPVPLRTQLSAARYGLVHQLASVFVLIILLVSVPASFTQMFNTGWSTVISGDATPLDLLLEDRAFLRLILYVLLSWACLSSLGRRGLAPVLTPVNDFITRYRWQALLLLGLIATYRMSDTVMGVMANVFYIDMGFTKDQIASVSKIFGLIMTLVGAGVGGLLIVRFGIMPILFIGGVASAGTNILFLMLADMGPNLEMLVVTISLDNFSSGMATSAFVAYLSSLTNLKFSATQYALLSSIMLLLPRLIGGYSGVMVEKFGYHDFFLITALLGVPTLILIALQWRQEAGRGTPVAEEGSAAERP; via the coding sequence ATGCCCCGTAAAACCTGGCGCGCTGCGCTTGCTGCCTATGCCAGCCCGTCAACCTTGGTACTTTTGCTACTCGGTTTCGCCGCCGGCCTGCCCTACATGCTGGTGTTCTCGACCCTGTCCGTGTGGTTGCGCGAAGCCGGCGTTGCCCGCGAAACCATTGGTTACGCCAGCCTGATCGGCCTGGCCTACGCCTTCAAGTGGGTGTGGTCGCCGCTGCTCGACCAATGGCGCCTGCCGCTGCTCGGCGGCCTGGGGCGCCGGCGTTCGTGGTTGCTGCTGTCACAAGCGCTGGTGGTGATCGGGCTGGTTGGCATGAGCCTGTGCGACCCGCAACAGCACCTGTCATGGCTGATCGCCATGGCGGTACTGGTCGCGTTTGCCTCTGCCACACAGGATATCGCCGTCGACGCCTATCGCCTGGAAATCGCTGACGACCAGCGCCAGGCCGCGCTCGCCGCCAGCTACATGGCCGGTTACCGGGTTGCTGCATTGCTCGCCACGGCCGGTGCCTTGTTCTTCGCGGAGTGGTTCGGCTCCACAGGTTTCAGCTACCTGCACAAGGCCTGGGCCGGCACCTATGTGATGTTCGGGGTGATGATGGTGCCCGCCCTGTTCACCACGCTGGTCATGCGCGAACCGCCAGTGCCCCTGCGTACCCAATTGTCGGCAGCGCGCTATGGGCTGGTGCACCAGCTGGCGTCTGTGTTCGTACTGATCATCCTGCTGGTGTCGGTACCGGCCAGCTTCACCCAGATGTTCAATACCGGCTGGTCCACCGTCATTTCCGGTGATGCCACGCCGCTCGACCTGCTGCTGGAAGACCGCGCATTCCTGCGACTGATCCTCTACGTGCTGCTGAGCTGGGCGTGCCTGTCCAGCCTGGGCCGCCGCGGCCTGGCCCCGGTGCTGACCCCGGTCAACGACTTCATCACCCGCTACCGCTGGCAGGCGCTGCTGCTGCTTGGTCTGATCGCTACGTATCGCATGTCGGACACCGTGATGGGCGTGATGGCCAACGTGTTCTACATCGACATGGGCTTCACCAAGGACCAGATCGCCAGTGTCAGCAAGATCTTCGGCCTGATCATGACCCTGGTCGGCGCCGGGGTCGGCGGCCTGCTGATCGTGCGCTTCGGCATCATGCCCATCCTGTTCATCGGCGGTGTCGCCTCGGCCGGCACCAACATCCTGTTCCTGATGCTGGCCGACATGGGGCCGAACCTGGAAATGCTGGTGGTGACCATCTCGCTGGACAACTTCAGCTCCGGCATGGCCACCTCGGCGTTCGTGGCCTACCTGTCGAGCCTGACCAACCTGAAGTTCTCGGCGACCCAGTACGCGCTGCTCAGCTCGATCATGCTGCTGTTGCCGCGGCTGATCGGCGGGTATTCGGGGGTGATGGTGGAGAAGTTCGGGTATCACGACTTCTTCCTGATCACCGCACTGCTGGGCGTGCCTACGCTGATACTGATTGCCCTGCAGTGGCGGCAGGAGGCTGGTCGGGGTACGCCAGTGGCAGAAGAAGGCTCGGCGGCCGAGCGGCCCTGA
- a CDS encoding HugZ family protein: MSTNAIRPARELLLKEYRGVLSTHSKSMPGFPFGSVVPYCLDADGNPLILISRIAQHTHNLQKDPKCSLLVGEREAEDVQAVGRLTVMAEAHKLVDEGAVEAAAERYYRYFPDAANYHKAHDFDFWVLQPVRHRYIGGFGAIHWLDQVTLANPFAGKAEASMVEHMNSDHANAIAHYVALTDLPQHVPAQMAGVDSEGMHLRIGQAVYWLPFPSICNTPTQVREALVLLARADQWPVATEIEG; encoded by the coding sequence GTGAGTACCAACGCCATCCGCCCCGCCCGGGAACTGCTGCTCAAGGAGTACCGCGGCGTGCTCTCGACCCATTCCAAGTCGATGCCCGGTTTTCCGTTCGGTTCGGTCGTGCCGTATTGCCTCGATGCCGACGGTAACCCGCTGATCCTCATCAGCCGCATCGCCCAGCACACCCACAACCTGCAGAAAGACCCCAAGTGCTCACTGCTGGTGGGTGAGCGTGAGGCCGAGGATGTGCAGGCCGTAGGGCGCCTGACCGTGATGGCCGAGGCGCACAAGCTGGTCGACGAGGGCGCGGTCGAGGCTGCCGCCGAACGCTACTATCGCTACTTCCCGGACGCCGCCAACTACCACAAGGCCCACGACTTCGACTTCTGGGTGCTGCAGCCAGTGCGTCACCGCTACATTGGCGGCTTCGGCGCGATCCACTGGCTGGACCAGGTGACCTTGGCCAACCCGTTCGCCGGCAAGGCCGAGGCGAGCATGGTCGAGCACATGAACAGTGATCACGCCAACGCCATCGCCCACTATGTAGCGCTGACCGACCTGCCACAGCATGTGCCGGCGCAGATGGCGGGTGTGGACAGCGAGGGCATGCACCTGCGCATTGGCCAGGCAGTGTACTGGTTGCCTTTCCCAAGCATTTGCAACACGCCGACACAAGTCCGCGAAGCCCTGGTTTTGCTGGCGCGTGCCGACCAGTGGCCAGTTGCGACTGAAATCGAGGGTTGA
- a CDS encoding MGMT family protein: MSDGYEHALDSAEGRRTALYSVLGQVPPGKVVSYGQLAELAGLGRAARWVGRTLGQLPADTRLPWHRVLGAGGRLSLALGTPSGDEQRARLRAEGVNVTNNRVDMTRHGWRPMEHSG; the protein is encoded by the coding sequence ATGTCAGACGGATATGAACACGCCCTGGACAGCGCCGAGGGCCGACGAACGGCGCTGTATTCGGTGCTTGGCCAAGTGCCGCCCGGCAAGGTGGTGAGCTACGGTCAACTGGCCGAGCTGGCGGGGCTTGGCCGCGCAGCACGCTGGGTCGGACGCACGCTTGGGCAGCTGCCGGCAGACACCCGCCTGCCCTGGCATCGGGTGCTCGGCGCAGGTGGCCGACTGAGCCTTGCACTGGGCACCCCGTCGGGGGATGAACAACGGGCGCGATTACGTGCGGAGGGTGTGAATGTAACCAACAATCGTGTGGATATGACGCGCCATGGCTGGCGCCCAATGGAGCACAGCGGTTAG
- a CDS encoding mechanosensitive ion channel family protein, translating to MDLNAEVDQLVRQSQTWIPLIMEYGSRVLLALLTLAVGWWIINRVSARLGKLVGMRNADLALQGFISTLANIVLKVLLMVSVASMIGIETTSFVAAIGAAGLAIGLALQGSLANFAGGVLILMFRPFRIGDWIEAQGVSGTVDSIQIFHTVLRTGDNKTVIMPNGSLSNGIITNTNRQPTRKVVFDVGVDYEADLQKARNVLLELAQDPRVLAEPAPQAVISTLGDSSITVSLRIWTKTSDYWDVMFMLNEHARDRLKAEGIDIPFPQRVIRVVQETAAQ from the coding sequence ATGGATTTGAACGCTGAAGTCGATCAGCTGGTCCGCCAATCGCAAACCTGGATCCCCTTGATCATGGAATACGGCAGCCGTGTGCTGCTGGCGCTGCTGACCCTGGCGGTCGGCTGGTGGATCATCAACAGGGTCAGCGCCCGCCTTGGCAAGCTGGTTGGCATGCGCAACGCTGATCTGGCACTGCAGGGCTTCATCAGCACGTTGGCGAACATCGTGCTGAAGGTGCTGCTGATGGTCAGCGTGGCTTCGATGATCGGTATCGAGACCACCTCGTTCGTTGCCGCCATTGGTGCCGCAGGCCTGGCCATCGGCCTGGCCTTGCAGGGCAGCCTGGCGAACTTCGCCGGCGGTGTACTGATTCTGATGTTCCGCCCGTTTCGTATCGGTGACTGGATCGAAGCTCAGGGCGTTTCCGGCACTGTCGACAGCATCCAGATCTTCCACACCGTGTTGCGTACCGGCGACAACAAGACTGTGATCATGCCTAACGGCAGCCTGTCCAACGGCATCATCACCAACACCAATCGCCAGCCAACGCGCAAGGTAGTGTTTGACGTTGGGGTGGACTACGAGGCCGACCTGCAGAAAGCGCGCAATGTATTGCTGGAGCTGGCGCAGGACCCGCGTGTGCTGGCTGAACCGGCACCGCAGGCGGTGATTTCGACGCTGGGTGACAGCTCGATCACGGTGTCGCTGCGCATCTGGACCAAGACTTCGGACTATTGGGATGTGATGTTCATGCTCAATGAGCATGCGCGTGACCGGTTGAAAGCTGAAGGGATCGACATTCCTTTTCCGCAGCGGGTGATTCGCGTGGTGCAGGAGACGGCCGCGCAGTAA
- a CDS encoding DUF481 domain-containing protein — protein sequence MYSRSLLCLLAASLCASPALADTVWMKNGDRLSGKIKVFDGGKLLLETPYGGSIALDWKEVQTLESDQEMLVKQDAYTGEKAKSLKAAEPGKVTLANGEAPKTVDLASIEQIMKPRPLVEDFVWKGNVDVALDYKRAENDTDDYDIGFKTTARHGRWRHNAEGEYNRETKDDVTTTDNWSAEYALDRFITEKWFWQGRAEYKRDRIEDLARQRTVGTGPGYQFWDDELGAFSLGSLINRTDFEYQDGGKDNFYSAAVKWDYTRYLIGKNVQLFTNGEFAKPLGGVADYSLDAEVGLRYKVTEWASLNLKAEKDIITGTRESDLDKTRYTAGFGVTW from the coding sequence ATGTATTCTAGATCCTTGTTGTGCCTGCTAGCTGCTTCCTTGTGCGCCTCCCCGGCGTTGGCCGATACCGTGTGGATGAAGAACGGTGACCGGCTCAGTGGCAAGATCAAAGTCTTCGACGGCGGCAAGCTGTTGCTGGAGACCCCCTACGGTGGGTCCATCGCGCTGGACTGGAAAGAAGTCCAGACCCTGGAAAGCGATCAGGAGATGCTGGTCAAGCAAGATGCCTACACCGGTGAAAAAGCCAAGTCGTTGAAAGCTGCCGAGCCTGGCAAGGTGACCTTGGCCAACGGCGAGGCGCCGAAAACTGTGGATCTGGCGAGCATCGAGCAGATCATGAAGCCCAGGCCGCTGGTCGAGGACTTCGTGTGGAAGGGCAACGTCGATGTGGCGCTGGACTACAAGCGTGCCGAGAACGACACCGACGATTACGACATCGGCTTCAAGACCACCGCCCGCCACGGCCGGTGGCGCCACAACGCTGAAGGTGAGTACAACCGCGAGACCAAGGACGACGTCACCACCACCGACAACTGGAGCGCCGAGTACGCACTGGACCGCTTCATCACCGAGAAGTGGTTCTGGCAGGGGCGTGCGGAATACAAGCGTGACCGCATCGAAGACCTGGCCCGCCAGCGCACTGTCGGTACTGGTCCGGGTTACCAGTTCTGGGACGATGAGCTGGGGGCGTTTTCGCTGGGTTCGCTGATCAACCGTACCGACTTCGAGTACCAGGACGGCGGTAAGGACAACTTCTATTCCGCCGCTGTGAAGTGGGACTACACCCGTTACCTGATCGGTAAGAACGTGCAGTTGTTCACCAATGGCGAGTTCGCCAAACCGCTGGGTGGCGTGGCCGATTACTCGCTGGATGCCGAGGTGGGCTTGCGCTACAAGGTCACCGAGTGGGCCTCGCTCAACCTCAAGGCGGAGAAGGACATCATCACCGGTACGCGTGAGAGTGATCTGGACAAGACCCGCTATACCGCAGGCTTCGGCGTAACCTGGTAA
- a CDS encoding MFS transporter: MKPLLYITPLRALLFGLTLALFELLTYLASDAVMPAMPVVVGDLNASPEYIPHALNLYLLGGVVLQWLIGPLADRYGRRPLLLVGCAFFGLACLASFWAHDIGLFNLLRLLQGIGLGFVVTVSYPALNEAFSEADAVRMMALLANIALLSPLLGPLVGTLLLQWLNWRWLFVAFAIGAVLVWGLLYRLMPETLGVERRDGTRLAFTPIHLLPLLAGYGQLLANRRFVAGSAALGLVGLPLIGWIGLSPVLLIHDEGLSTMEYALWQLPVFGGLILGNLIINRIADRYPLPALVRGALWPYLAGLCLMVLATWYWPSVTSVVAGMSLYALGLGVANAVLYRMTLFSSEQSKGLVSAMLGMITIALLGLGGALLAMIGAGASLLHFALAAGVAGALALWPLWFVVGGRPGEGAVTQ; the protein is encoded by the coding sequence ATGAAACCACTGCTCTACATTACCCCGCTGCGCGCCTTGCTGTTCGGTCTGACCCTGGCCCTGTTCGAGTTGCTGACCTACCTGGCCAGCGACGCCGTCATGCCGGCCATGCCGGTGGTGGTGGGTGACCTGAACGCCAGCCCCGAATACATCCCCCATGCGCTGAACCTGTACCTGCTGGGCGGAGTGGTGCTGCAGTGGCTGATCGGCCCGCTGGCCGACCGCTATGGCCGGCGTCCGTTGCTGCTGGTTGGCTGTGCGTTCTTCGGCCTGGCTTGCCTGGCCAGCTTCTGGGCCCACGACATCGGCTTGTTCAACCTGCTGCGCCTGTTGCAGGGCATTGGCCTGGGGTTCGTGGTCACGGTCAGCTACCCAGCCCTGAACGAAGCCTTCAGCGAGGCGGATGCCGTGCGCATGATGGCCTTGCTGGCCAACATCGCCTTGCTGTCACCGTTGCTCGGGCCATTGGTGGGCACCTTGCTGCTGCAGTGGCTGAACTGGCGCTGGCTGTTCGTGGCCTTTGCCATCGGCGCCGTGCTGGTGTGGGGGCTGTTGTACCGTTTGATGCCGGAAACCCTCGGCGTGGAACGCCGTGACGGCACGCGCCTGGCGTTCACGCCGATTCATTTGCTGCCACTGCTGGCCGGCTATGGTCAGTTACTGGCCAACCGTCGCTTTGTCGCTGGCAGCGCTGCTCTGGGGCTGGTCGGTTTGCCGTTGATTGGCTGGATCGGCCTGTCGCCGGTGCTGCTCATCCACGATGAGGGGTTGAGCACGATGGAGTACGCCTTGTGGCAGCTGCCGGTGTTTGGCGGGCTGATCCTCGGTAACCTGATCATCAACCGCATCGCCGACCGCTACCCGCTGCCGGCCCTGGTCCGGGGCGCGCTGTGGCCATACCTCGCAGGCCTGTGCCTGATGGTGCTGGCGACCTGGTACTGGCCGAGCGTGACCAGCGTGGTGGCGGGCATGTCGCTGTACGCGCTGGGCCTGGGCGTGGCCAACGCGGTGCTTTACCGCATGACGCTGTTCTCCAGCGAGCAGAGCAAGGGCCTGGTTTCGGCCATGCTGGGGATGATCACAATTGCCTTGCTGGGGTTGGGTGGGGCGCTGCTGGCGATGATCGGTGCGGGTGCGAGCCTGCTGCACTTTGCCCTGGCGGCGGGTGTGGCGGGGGCATTGGCGTTGTGGCCGCTGTGGTTTGTGGTGGGTGGGCGGCCTGGGGAAGGGGCTGTTACTCAGTAA